One Aphidius gifuensis isolate YNYX2018 linkage group LG3, ASM1490517v1, whole genome shotgun sequence DNA window includes the following coding sequences:
- the LOC122851962 gene encoding E3 ubiquitin-protein ligase MIB2 isoform X3, with protein MADVHNLSHSFQRIQTPDSIGIKISPREGCVKIPLKGIFIGAKVVRGPDWEWGNQDGGSGQSGTVVEIRGWDNESSRSVATVAWTSGTTNVYRLGYKGCVDLCSIEDATSGTYYKEHLPVLGHAFVTANNATVGGNEIFIDPPNQIPVIYEVGDKVKVSKDIDTLKELQADHGGWNPRMADYIDKIGFVHRITDRGDIRVQYEKCENRWTFHPLALIKVAGKEKFSLGDWVQIKNDIVVVRNYQVNHGEWTDTMKSALGKTGKIVKIYRDGDLRVALGGHTWTLNPLNVIKIFSLPVEEKPLSLPVDVGTTEVEIEKLLHYTSKGAAGILLIRECLKKYSGNIDIRLNDRVCGGKKTFLQVAAHEGSYELCVILLDAGASVNASDDEGDLPLHYAAFGNQPKIMELLLSRGAPVDAQNNTSCTALYVSVNRQHSACVKVLLRHRCNVNLQDSYGDTALHDAIGKDAADIVDALITCDKVDFTIRNKRGFNVLHHAALKGNAHATRQLMLRVQNLVNVKKDDGFGALHLASLNGHREVAEILIMKSRGRININLQNNRLQIPLHVAVSQGQWSLVELLITHKADITAIDDDGDNVLHIAVSKSFKKPSTIPTPESSHDAPKITQIWQELAAINKPKELALACYLVSCSNFGMLFLKTQNIKGKTPIDLAPSSQTEIVSEILFSYVRPELKQSPLHLHLSDSSVEQENFTIETVSNDGTEKSTTSTSKTAKDELNAKAEEKNKDLERLRYLETRVADLEEASMCSICMERRRSVAFLCGHGACENCAAPLKTCHMCRKNITKKINLY; from the exons ATGGCCGATGTTCATAATTTAAGTCACAGTTTCCAAAGGATACAAACACCTGACTCAATTGGCATTAAAATTAGTCCACGCGAGGGATGTGTAAAAATACCGCTGAAAGGAATATTTATTGGTGCAAAAGTTGTACGTGGTCCGGACTGGGAATGGGGCAATCAAGATGGTGGTTCTG gACAAAGTGGCACGGTTGTGGAAATTCGTGGATGGGACAACGAGAGTAGCAGATCAGTTGCAACAGTTGCTTGGACATCAGGAACAACAAATGTCTATCGACTCGGCTACAAAGGTTGTGTTGATTTATGCTCAATTGAAGATGCGACTTCTGGTACATATTACAAAGAACATTTACCAGTTTTAGGACATGCTTTTGTTACTGCTAACAATGCTACTGTTGGTGgtaatgaaattttcattgacCCGCCAAATCAAATACCAGTAATATATGAAGTTGGTGATAAAGTTAAAGTATCTAAAGACATTGATACATTGAAAGAGCTCCAAGCTGATCATGGAGGATGGAATCCTCGCATGGctgattatattgataaaattggcTTTGTACATCGTATTACAGATAGAGGTGATATACGTGtacaatatgaaaaatgtgaaaataGATGGACTTTTCATCCACTTGCACTTATTAAAGTTGCtggtaaagaaaaatttagtcTCGGTGATTGGgtgcaaattaaaaatgatattgttgttgttagaAATTATCAAGTTAATCATGGTGAATGGACTGATACAATGAAAAGTGCGTTAGGTAAAACTggaaaaattgtcaaaatttatcgTGATGGAGATTTGCGTGTTGCATTGGGTGGACACACATGGACTCTTAATCCTCTAAACGTCATCAAGATATTCAGTTTGCCAGTTGAAGAAAAACCACTTTCACTCCCAG TTGATGTTGGAACGACAGAAGtagaaattgaaaaacttttGCATTATACAAGTAAGGGTGCTGCTGGTATTTTACTTATTCgtgaatgtttaaaaaaatattcaggcAATATTGATATACGACTGAATGATCGTGTTTGCGGTGGTAAAAAAACGTTTCTTCAAGTTGCAGCCCACGAAGGTAGCTATGAACTCTGTGTGATATTATTGGATGCAGGTGCATCTGTAAATGCATCTGATGACGAGGGTGATTTGCCACTTCACTATGCAGCATTTGGCAATCAGCCAAAAATAATGGAGTTATTGCTGAGTCGCGGTGCTCCAGTTGACGCACAGAACAATACTAGTTGCACGGCACTTTACGTCTCAGTCAATAGACAGCATTCGGCATGTGTTAAAGTTTTGCTTCGCCATCGATGTAATGTCAATCTTCAAGACTCTTATGGTGACACTGCGCTCCATGATGCGATTGGCAAAGACGCTGCTGACATTGTCGATGCATTAATAACGTGTGATAAAGTTGATTTTACAATACGAAACAAACGTGGTTTTAACGTACTTCATCATGCAGCATTAAAAGGTAATGCACATGCGACGAGACAATTAATGCTGCGAGTACAGAATCttgttaatgttaaaaaagatGATGGTTTTGGTGCACTTCATCTTGCATCACTCAATGGACATCGTGAAGTTGCTGagattttaattatgaaatcaCGAGGTCGCATTAATATTAATCTTCAAAACAACAGATTGCAAATTCCACTTCATGTTGCAGTATCACAAGGACAATGGAGTCTAGTTGAACTTCTGATTACACATAAAGCTGATATAACTGCAATTGACGATGATGGTGATAATGTACTCCATATTGCAGTTTccaaaagttttaaaaaaccatCCACAATCCCAACACCCGAGAGCAGTCATGATGCACCAAAAATTACTCAG ATTTGGCAAGAGCTAGCAGCTATAAACAAACCAAAAGAATTAGCACTTGCATGTTACCTTGTAAGCTGCAGTAACTTTGGTATGCTTTTTTTGAAAACACAAAACATCAAAGGCAAAACACCAATCGACTTGGCACCATCAAGTCAGACGGAAATTGTttctgaaatattattttcttatgttcgTCCTGAACTGAAGCAATCACCTTTACATCT ACACTTATCTGACAGTTCAGTCGAgcaagaaaattttacaatagaaACAGTTTCAAATGATGGAACTGAAAAGTCAAcaacaa GTACATCGAAGACTGCTAAAGATGAACTAAATGCAAAagctgaagaaaaaaacaaagactTGGAAAGATTAAGATATTTAGAAACAAGAGTTGCTGATCTTGAAGAAGCAAGTATGTGTAGTATCTGTATGGAGAGACGACGGAGTGTTGCATTTTTATGTGGACATGGTGCATGTGAAAATTGTGCAGCACCCTTAAAAACTTGTCATATGTGTCGTAAaaatattaccaaaaaaattaatctctaTTAG
- the LOC122851962 gene encoding E3 ubiquitin-protein ligase MIB2 isoform X2: protein MLEVGLRVVRGYDWKWKDQDGGEGHAGTVVEIGKPLALLENNTRHGQNSTDKTPDKTVIVQWDHGPRSNYRIGYQGYYDLLVFDNAAAGIQHNQIVCDGCKKFIVGFRWECSQCSNYDLCTHCYMADVHNLSHSFQRIQTPDSIGIKISPREGCVKIPLKGIFIGAKVVRGPDWEWGNQDGGSGQSGTVVEIRGWDNESSRSVATVAWTSGTTNVYRLGYKGCVDLCSIEDATSGTYYKEHLPVLGHAFVTANNATVGGNEIFIDPPNQIPVIYEVGDKVKVSKDIDTLKELQADHGGWNPRMADYIDKIGFVHRITDRGDIRVQYEKCENRWTFHPLALIKVAGKEKFSLGDWVQIKNDIVVVRNYQVNHGEWTDTMKSALGKTGKIVKIYRDGDLRVALGGHTWTLNPLNVIKIFSLPVEEKPLSLPVDVGTTEVEIEKLLHYTIAAHEGSYELCVILLDAGASVNASDDEGDLPLHYAAFGNQPKIMELLLSRGAPVDAQNNTSCTALYVSVNRQHSACVKVLLRHRCNVNLQDSYGDTALHDAIGKDAADIVDALITCDKVDFTIRNKRGFNVLHHAALKGNAHATRQLMLRVQNLVNVKKDDGFGALHLASLNGHREVAEILIMKSRGRININLQNNRLQIPLHVAVSQGQWSLVELLITHKADITAIDDDGDNVLHIAVSKSFKKPSTIPTPESSHDAPKITQIWQELAAINKPKELALACYLVSCSNFGMLFLKTQNIKGKTPIDLAPSSQTEIVSEILFSYVRPELKQSPLHLHLSDSSVEQENFTIETVSNDGTEKSTTSTSKTAKDELNAKAEEKNKDLERLRYLETRVADLEEASMCSICMERRRSVAFLCGHGACENCAAPLKTCHMCRKNITKKINLY from the exons ATGTTGGAAGTTGGCTTGAGAGTTGTGCGAGGATATGACTGGAAATGGAAAGATCAGGATGGTGGTGAAGGACATGCTGGTACAGTTGTTGAAATTGGTAAACCCCTTGCACTTCTCGAAAATAATACTAGACATGGTCAAAATTCTACTGACAAGACACCAGATAAAACAGTTATTGTTCAGTGGGATCATGGACCAAGAAGTAATTACCGAATTGGATACCAGGGATACTATGACCTTTTAGTATTTGACAACGCTGCTGCTGGTATACAACACAATCAAATTGTTTGTGAtggttgtaaaaaatttattgttgggTTTAGATGGGAGTGTTCACAATGTTCAAACTATGACCTATGTACACACTGTTATATGGCCGATGTTCATAATTTAAGTCACAGTTTCCAAAGGATACAAACACCTGACTCAATTGGCATTAAAATTAGTCCACGCGAGGGATGTGTAAAAATACCGCTGAAAGGAATATTTATTGGTGCAAAAGTTGTACGTGGTCCGGACTGGGAATGGGGCAATCAAGATGGTGGTTCTG gACAAAGTGGCACGGTTGTGGAAATTCGTGGATGGGACAACGAGAGTAGCAGATCAGTTGCAACAGTTGCTTGGACATCAGGAACAACAAATGTCTATCGACTCGGCTACAAAGGTTGTGTTGATTTATGCTCAATTGAAGATGCGACTTCTGGTACATATTACAAAGAACATTTACCAGTTTTAGGACATGCTTTTGTTACTGCTAACAATGCTACTGTTGGTGgtaatgaaattttcattgacCCGCCAAATCAAATACCAGTAATATATGAAGTTGGTGATAAAGTTAAAGTATCTAAAGACATTGATACATTGAAAGAGCTCCAAGCTGATCATGGAGGATGGAATCCTCGCATGGctgattatattgataaaattggcTTTGTACATCGTATTACAGATAGAGGTGATATACGTGtacaatatgaaaaatgtgaaaataGATGGACTTTTCATCCACTTGCACTTATTAAAGTTGCtggtaaagaaaaatttagtcTCGGTGATTGGgtgcaaattaaaaatgatattgttgttgttagaAATTATCAAGTTAATCATGGTGAATGGACTGATACAATGAAAAGTGCGTTAGGTAAAACTggaaaaattgtcaaaatttatcgTGATGGAGATTTGCGTGTTGCATTGGGTGGACACACATGGACTCTTAATCCTCTAAACGTCATCAAGATATTCAGTTTGCCAGTTGAAGAAAAACCACTTTCACTCCCAG TTGATGTTGGAACGACAGAAGtagaaattgaaaaacttttGCATTATACAA TTGCAGCCCACGAAGGTAGCTATGAACTCTGTGTGATATTATTGGATGCAGGTGCATCTGTAAATGCATCTGATGACGAGGGTGATTTGCCACTTCACTATGCAGCATTTGGCAATCAGCCAAAAATAATGGAGTTATTGCTGAGTCGCGGTGCTCCAGTTGACGCACAGAACAATACTAGTTGCACGGCACTTTACGTCTCAGTCAATAGACAGCATTCGGCATGTGTTAAAGTTTTGCTTCGCCATCGATGTAATGTCAATCTTCAAGACTCTTATGGTGACACTGCGCTCCATGATGCGATTGGCAAAGACGCTGCTGACATTGTCGATGCATTAATAACGTGTGATAAAGTTGATTTTACAATACGAAACAAACGTGGTTTTAACGTACTTCATCATGCAGCATTAAAAGGTAATGCACATGCGACGAGACAATTAATGCTGCGAGTACAGAATCttgttaatgttaaaaaagatGATGGTTTTGGTGCACTTCATCTTGCATCACTCAATGGACATCGTGAAGTTGCTGagattttaattatgaaatcaCGAGGTCGCATTAATATTAATCTTCAAAACAACAGATTGCAAATTCCACTTCATGTTGCAGTATCACAAGGACAATGGAGTCTAGTTGAACTTCTGATTACACATAAAGCTGATATAACTGCAATTGACGATGATGGTGATAATGTACTCCATATTGCAGTTTccaaaagttttaaaaaaccatCCACAATCCCAACACCCGAGAGCAGTCATGATGCACCAAAAATTACTCAG ATTTGGCAAGAGCTAGCAGCTATAAACAAACCAAAAGAATTAGCACTTGCATGTTACCTTGTAAGCTGCAGTAACTTTGGTATGCTTTTTTTGAAAACACAAAACATCAAAGGCAAAACACCAATCGACTTGGCACCATCAAGTCAGACGGAAATTGTttctgaaatattattttcttatgttcgTCCTGAACTGAAGCAATCACCTTTACATCT ACACTTATCTGACAGTTCAGTCGAgcaagaaaattttacaatagaaACAGTTTCAAATGATGGAACTGAAAAGTCAAcaacaa GTACATCGAAGACTGCTAAAGATGAACTAAATGCAAAagctgaagaaaaaaacaaagactTGGAAAGATTAAGATATTTAGAAACAAGAGTTGCTGATCTTGAAGAAGCAAGTATGTGTAGTATCTGTATGGAGAGACGACGGAGTGTTGCATTTTTATGTGGACATGGTGCATGTGAAAATTGTGCAGCACCCTTAAAAACTTGTCATATGTGTCGTAAaaatattaccaaaaaaattaatctctaTTAG
- the LOC122851962 gene encoding E3 ubiquitin-protein ligase MIB2 isoform X1 codes for MLEVGLRVVRGYDWKWKDQDGGEGHAGTVVEIGKPLALLENNTRHGQNSTDKTPDKTVIVQWDHGPRSNYRIGYQGYYDLLVFDNAAAGIQHNQIVCDGCKKFIVGFRWECSQCSNYDLCTHCYMADVHNLSHSFQRIQTPDSIGIKISPREGCVKIPLKGIFIGAKVVRGPDWEWGNQDGGSGQSGTVVEIRGWDNESSRSVATVAWTSGTTNVYRLGYKGCVDLCSIEDATSGTYYKEHLPVLGHAFVTANNATVGGNEIFIDPPNQIPVIYEVGDKVKVSKDIDTLKELQADHGGWNPRMADYIDKIGFVHRITDRGDIRVQYEKCENRWTFHPLALIKVAGKEKFSLGDWVQIKNDIVVVRNYQVNHGEWTDTMKSALGKTGKIVKIYRDGDLRVALGGHTWTLNPLNVIKIFSLPVEEKPLSLPVDVGTTEVEIEKLLHYTSKGAAGILLIRECLKKYSGNIDIRLNDRVCGGKKTFLQVAAHEGSYELCVILLDAGASVNASDDEGDLPLHYAAFGNQPKIMELLLSRGAPVDAQNNTSCTALYVSVNRQHSACVKVLLRHRCNVNLQDSYGDTALHDAIGKDAADIVDALITCDKVDFTIRNKRGFNVLHHAALKGNAHATRQLMLRVQNLVNVKKDDGFGALHLASLNGHREVAEILIMKSRGRININLQNNRLQIPLHVAVSQGQWSLVELLITHKADITAIDDDGDNVLHIAVSKSFKKPSTIPTPESSHDAPKITQIWQELAAINKPKELALACYLVSCSNFGMLFLKTQNIKGKTPIDLAPSSQTEIVSEILFSYVRPELKQSPLHLHLSDSSVEQENFTIETVSNDGTEKSTTSTSKTAKDELNAKAEEKNKDLERLRYLETRVADLEEASMCSICMERRRSVAFLCGHGACENCAAPLKTCHMCRKNITKKINLY; via the exons ATGTTGGAAGTTGGCTTGAGAGTTGTGCGAGGATATGACTGGAAATGGAAAGATCAGGATGGTGGTGAAGGACATGCTGGTACAGTTGTTGAAATTGGTAAACCCCTTGCACTTCTCGAAAATAATACTAGACATGGTCAAAATTCTACTGACAAGACACCAGATAAAACAGTTATTGTTCAGTGGGATCATGGACCAAGAAGTAATTACCGAATTGGATACCAGGGATACTATGACCTTTTAGTATTTGACAACGCTGCTGCTGGTATACAACACAATCAAATTGTTTGTGAtggttgtaaaaaatttattgttgggTTTAGATGGGAGTGTTCACAATGTTCAAACTATGACCTATGTACACACTGTTATATGGCCGATGTTCATAATTTAAGTCACAGTTTCCAAAGGATACAAACACCTGACTCAATTGGCATTAAAATTAGTCCACGCGAGGGATGTGTAAAAATACCGCTGAAAGGAATATTTATTGGTGCAAAAGTTGTACGTGGTCCGGACTGGGAATGGGGCAATCAAGATGGTGGTTCTG gACAAAGTGGCACGGTTGTGGAAATTCGTGGATGGGACAACGAGAGTAGCAGATCAGTTGCAACAGTTGCTTGGACATCAGGAACAACAAATGTCTATCGACTCGGCTACAAAGGTTGTGTTGATTTATGCTCAATTGAAGATGCGACTTCTGGTACATATTACAAAGAACATTTACCAGTTTTAGGACATGCTTTTGTTACTGCTAACAATGCTACTGTTGGTGgtaatgaaattttcattgacCCGCCAAATCAAATACCAGTAATATATGAAGTTGGTGATAAAGTTAAAGTATCTAAAGACATTGATACATTGAAAGAGCTCCAAGCTGATCATGGAGGATGGAATCCTCGCATGGctgattatattgataaaattggcTTTGTACATCGTATTACAGATAGAGGTGATATACGTGtacaatatgaaaaatgtgaaaataGATGGACTTTTCATCCACTTGCACTTATTAAAGTTGCtggtaaagaaaaatttagtcTCGGTGATTGGgtgcaaattaaaaatgatattgttgttgttagaAATTATCAAGTTAATCATGGTGAATGGACTGATACAATGAAAAGTGCGTTAGGTAAAACTggaaaaattgtcaaaatttatcgTGATGGAGATTTGCGTGTTGCATTGGGTGGACACACATGGACTCTTAATCCTCTAAACGTCATCAAGATATTCAGTTTGCCAGTTGAAGAAAAACCACTTTCACTCCCAG TTGATGTTGGAACGACAGAAGtagaaattgaaaaacttttGCATTATACAAGTAAGGGTGCTGCTGGTATTTTACTTATTCgtgaatgtttaaaaaaatattcaggcAATATTGATATACGACTGAATGATCGTGTTTGCGGTGGTAAAAAAACGTTTCTTCAAGTTGCAGCCCACGAAGGTAGCTATGAACTCTGTGTGATATTATTGGATGCAGGTGCATCTGTAAATGCATCTGATGACGAGGGTGATTTGCCACTTCACTATGCAGCATTTGGCAATCAGCCAAAAATAATGGAGTTATTGCTGAGTCGCGGTGCTCCAGTTGACGCACAGAACAATACTAGTTGCACGGCACTTTACGTCTCAGTCAATAGACAGCATTCGGCATGTGTTAAAGTTTTGCTTCGCCATCGATGTAATGTCAATCTTCAAGACTCTTATGGTGACACTGCGCTCCATGATGCGATTGGCAAAGACGCTGCTGACATTGTCGATGCATTAATAACGTGTGATAAAGTTGATTTTACAATACGAAACAAACGTGGTTTTAACGTACTTCATCATGCAGCATTAAAAGGTAATGCACATGCGACGAGACAATTAATGCTGCGAGTACAGAATCttgttaatgttaaaaaagatGATGGTTTTGGTGCACTTCATCTTGCATCACTCAATGGACATCGTGAAGTTGCTGagattttaattatgaaatcaCGAGGTCGCATTAATATTAATCTTCAAAACAACAGATTGCAAATTCCACTTCATGTTGCAGTATCACAAGGACAATGGAGTCTAGTTGAACTTCTGATTACACATAAAGCTGATATAACTGCAATTGACGATGATGGTGATAATGTACTCCATATTGCAGTTTccaaaagttttaaaaaaccatCCACAATCCCAACACCCGAGAGCAGTCATGATGCACCAAAAATTACTCAG ATTTGGCAAGAGCTAGCAGCTATAAACAAACCAAAAGAATTAGCACTTGCATGTTACCTTGTAAGCTGCAGTAACTTTGGTATGCTTTTTTTGAAAACACAAAACATCAAAGGCAAAACACCAATCGACTTGGCACCATCAAGTCAGACGGAAATTGTttctgaaatattattttcttatgttcgTCCTGAACTGAAGCAATCACCTTTACATCT ACACTTATCTGACAGTTCAGTCGAgcaagaaaattttacaatagaaACAGTTTCAAATGATGGAACTGAAAAGTCAAcaacaa GTACATCGAAGACTGCTAAAGATGAACTAAATGCAAAagctgaagaaaaaaacaaagactTGGAAAGATTAAGATATTTAGAAACAAGAGTTGCTGATCTTGAAGAAGCAAGTATGTGTAGTATCTGTATGGAGAGACGACGGAGTGTTGCATTTTTATGTGGACATGGTGCATGTGAAAATTGTGCAGCACCCTTAAAAACTTGTCATATGTGTCGTAAaaatattaccaaaaaaattaatctctaTTAG